The following DNA comes from Amycolatopsis albispora.
TGACGTCCCGCGTCGGCGGTGCGTGACCCTCAGTTGTTACTGCCGTCTTCCTGCCTCGACGGAGATGCCGAGCATCTCCAGCAGTTCCGCGCATTCCCGCGCGTCGGAGGAGTGCTGCGCGACCGTGCGCGCGGCTCTGCCTTCCTGCACGTCGCGGTGGATCTTCTCCTCCGCCTTGACTCCGGCCAGGTAGCTCGTGTCGGCCGCCGGGTCGGTAGTGCTCCCATGCCTTGCCCAGGTCATCTGGCACCTTCTTCCGGCCACGCTCGATCGCGTGTCCCCCATCAGCATGACACGCGCCACATCACGGAGCGACAGCGGCTTCCACCGGCCGCGCCCGCAGCGCGAACCACGCGGGCACCAGCGTGGCGAGCAACGCCAGCGCCGCGGCCCCGCCGACCACCGCGAACAGCACCCCGATCGGCCCGTCCGGCACCGGCGTGTCGCTGATGACGAGGCTGAACGGCACCAGCGAGGTCAGCGACACCAGCCCGCCCAGCACGATCCCGGCGATGGCCACCAGGCTCGCCTCCACCGCGGCCATCCGGAGCACCTGCCCGCGCGTCGAGCCGACCAGCCGCTGCAGCGCGAACTCGCGCCGCCGCTCGGCCGTGGCCAGCACCAGCGTGTTGACCACCGAGATCACCGTGTACCCGACGATCATCGCCACCAGCAGGTAGTTCACCCAGGCCCCGAGGTCCTGCTGCGCGCTGTTCGCCGCGGTCACCGCGGCCCGGTCGGTGACCACCAGCCCCGGCACGCGCTCGGCCAGCCCGGCCAGCACCGGCGCGAGGTCCGCGCCCGGCTCGGCCTTCACCAGCACCTGCGGCACGGTGCCCGCGTCGGTGTGCGGCGCGAGCAGGCTCGCCGGCACCAGGCCGACCTCGTAGCCCGGCCGTCCGCCGAGCAGCCCGGCGATCCGCACCTCGGTGGTGGCGCCGTCGCCGAAGCGGAGCGTGACCGTGTCCCCGACGGACTTGCCGAGCGCTTCGGCGAAGGTCGCGGGCAGCGCGACGTTGTTGCCGCGCAGCTCTCCGGCGTCGCCCGCGGTGAACGGCGTGGCCAGCGTGTGCGCCGCGCCCTCGGCGCTGATCCCCTGCAACGGCAGGCCTTCCTCGTCCTGCCAGCCGTTGTCGTAGTCGACCACGTGACCGGAACTGGTGACCAGCGCGGACGCCCCGGCCACCCCCGGCAGCGCGGCGACCTCGTCCGCCAGCGCCGGGTCGAACCCACCCGCCGACGACACCAGCACGGCGTCGGCTCGCAGGTTCTCGCTGAACGCGCGTTCCCCGGCGGCCTGCTGCGTGGTCTGGAGGTAGATCATCGCCAGCGCCATGCCGCTGGCCAGCATGATCGGGGTGATCGCGGCGGCCATCCGGAGCCGTCGGTTCCGCGCGTTGAGCAGCGCGAGCCGCCCGCTGAGCCCGGTCAGCGCCCGCAGCGGCCAGCCGAGCAGCGCGATCGCCAGCCGGGCGATGCCCGGGCCGAGCAGGGCCAGCGCGATCGCCCACAGCATCACCGTCGGCCCGGCGGTGCCCGCCGCGACCGGTCCGGTCATCACCGTGGTGGTGACGATCACCAGCGCGATCCCGCCGCCGAGGCAGAGCAGCGCGATGATCAGCCGGGGCGCGCTCAGCCAGCGGCGTGGCACGGCCGACTCGGCCAGTGCCTCGGTCGGCCGCGCCCGCGCGGCCCGGCGACCGGCGACGAACGCCGCCCCGAGCGCGGTCAGCAGGGCCGCCCCGGCCGCGCTGACCATCGGGATCCAGCCCTGGTGGAAGACCATCTGCCCGGTGACCACCCCGCGTTCGGCGAGCTGGCCGAACAGGAACCGCCCGAGCCACTGCCCGGGGAACCAGGCCAGCGCGGTGGCGACCACGGCGACCACCAGCGTCTCGCCGAGCACCATCCGCCGCAGCTGCCCCGGCGTGGTGCCGATCGCCCGCAGCAGCGCGAGTTCCCGCGCCCGCTGCTGCACGGACAGGCCGAGCGTGGAGGCGACCACGAAGATCGCCACCGTGGTGGCCATGCCGCCGAACACCCCGGCGAGCGTGATCAGCCCGACGCCGCCCGCCTCCGCGCCGGGGAATTCCGCGCGCCCGCGTTCGTCGCCGGTCAGCGTCACCGCGGACCGGTCGCCGATCACGTCGTCGATGCGCAGGCGCAACGCTTCCACGTCGGTGCCCGGGGTGACCGACACGGCGACGGCGTCGATCGCGCCCGCCTTGCCCAGCAGGCGAGCGGCTTCGGTGTCGGTGAAGAAGGCGGACGGCGCGGCCGTGAGCCCGGTGACGGTGAACCGCTGCACCTCACCGCGCACGGCCAGCTCGGCGACATCACCGGGCTGGCGGCCGGCGCCGGCGGGCAGCACGACCTGCCCGGCCTTCGCCGGCGCGCTGCCCGCGACCAGCGCGTTCCCGGCGAGTTCGGCGGAACTCCAGCCGTGGCCGTCGAACTGGCGGCCCTGGTCGTGGACCTCGAAGGTGACGTCCGGCAGGGCGCGTTCGACGCCGGGGAGGCGCCCGATCTCGGCGACCAGCCCGGCATCGACGCGAACGCGTTCGGACAGCACACCGGTGTCCGAGTCCCGATCGCCGTCCTCGTCGGGAACGGCTTCCCTCGGCAGTTCGAACTCCTGGTTGCCGCTGACCACGATCTGCGCGGCGGCGAACCGTTCCGGCGGGACCGCGGTGCGGATGCCGGTCTCCATCAGGCCACCGCACGCGAGCACGATGGCGGCACCGAAGAACAACGCGACGAACGAGGCGGCGAACCCGCCCTTGCGGTAGCGCAGCATGCGCGTGGCGAGGCGGAACATCACGCCACCCCGGCGGCGGCGAAGGCACCGAGGTGTGTCATGCGCTCGGCGACCAGTTCGGCGGTCGGCTGGCTCAGCTCGTCGGCGACCCGGCCGTCGGCGAGGAACACCACGCGGTCGGCGTGCGAGGCGGCCACCGGGTCGTGGGTGACCATGATCACCGTCTGCCCGGCGAACCGTACGGACTCGCGCAGCAGGCCGAGCACCTCCAGTGAGGTCTGCGTGTCCAGCGCGCCGGTCGGCTCGTCGCCGAACAGCACCGCGGGACGGCTGACCAGCGCACGGGCGATGGCGACCCGCTGCTGCTGCCCGCCGGACAGCTCACCGGGCAGGTGCTTGCGCCGGTCGGCGAGCCCGACCCGCTCGATGATCGCGTCGACCGCCGCGCGGTTCGGCCGCTTGCCCGCCAGCCGCAGCGGCAGCGTCACGTTCTCCAGCACGTTCAACGCGGGCAGCAGGTTGAACGCCTGGAACACAAAGCCGACGCTGTCCCGGCGCAGGCGCGTCAGCGCCACTTCGGACATGCCGCCGAGCTCGTGCCCGTCGAGCACCACCGAGCCGGAGGTCGGCCGGTCGAGCCCGGCCGCGCAGTGCAGGAAGGTGCTCTTCCCCGAGCCCGACGGCCCCATCACCGCGGTGAAGCTGCCGCGCGAAAACCCCATTGTCACCCCGTCCAGCGCGACGACGCGGTTGCGCTCGCCCCCGTACGTCTTGACCACCGAGGTCAGCCGGACCACTTCCTGGTTCATGTTCCCCTCCGCTTCCTTGCTGCAAGGAGCATCGCGGGCGGGCGCACGCGGAACCATGGGGTGCGCGGGCGTGCCGGGGGTGGGGCTGTCCCCACCGCGGGTCCGGCGACGCCATACCCGGGTTGGGTAGCATGGCCGGAGAACACGCGATCGAGGTAAGGGGTGCGGCATGGCCAGCTACAGCGGCGACAAGGAGGCGTACCTCAAGCGGCTGCGCCGGGTGGAGGGCCAGATCCGCGGGTTGCAGCGCATGGTCGAGCAGGACAAGTACTGCATCGACATCCTCACCCAGGTTTCGGCCGCGACCAAGGCGTTGCAGGCGTTTTCCCTCGAACTGCTCGACGAGCACCTGTCCACCTGCGTGGTGGACGCGGCCGCGGCGGGCGGCAAGGAGGCCGAGGCGAAGGTCAGGGAGGCGTCCGAGGCCATCGCGCGCCTCGTCCGCTCCTGACCACCGGGAGTGCGCCCCCGTTGGACACTGTACCCCCCTTGGGTATAGATTCGCGATCAAGCGCACACCCACCGGAAAGGACGCACGAAGATGACCGAGACCACTTACGCGGTGACCGGGATGACCTGTGAGCACTGCGCCCGGTCGGTGACCGAGGAGGTCACCAAGATCAGCGGCGTGACCAAGGTCGACGTGGACCTCGCCGGCGGCGCGGTCACCGTCACCAGCGAGAACGGCGTCGACGACGCCGAGGTGCGCGCCGCGGTCGACGAAGCCGGTTACGCGGTCGCGAGCTGATGAACACCGCCGCGAAGCTCTCCGCGTACGGCGCGGCGCTGGTCCTGGTCGCCGGTGGCGGCTGGGCCATCGGGGGCGCGGCCGGGCCGCTCGACGCCTCGGGAGCACCGGCGGCGCACGAGGACACGCATGAGGCACAGCCCGCCGAGCTGCCCGGCGGGCTGGCCTCCTCGCTCAACGGCTACACGCTGGTGCCGTCCACCACCACCCTGCCCACCGGCACCACGCAGCCGTTCACCTTCCGCGTGCTCGGCCCGGACGGCGCCCCGGTCACCGCCTTCGACGTGGAGCACGAGAAGCGCATGCACCTGATCCTGGTGCGCCGGGACACCGCGGGGTTCCAGCACCTCCACCCGCAGCTCGCCGCGGACGGCACCTGGTGGATCCAGCTCGGCCTGCCGAGTGCGGGCAGCTACCGGATGTACGCCGACTTCAAGCCGACCGGCGGCCGCGCCACCACCCTCGGCGCCGACCTTTCCGCGCCGGGTGATTACCAGCCCGCCTGGTACCCGCCCGCCCGCGAGTCCGAAGTAGACGGTTATCGGGTGCGGCTGGACGGGGAACTGGTGGCCGGGCGGTCGTCGCCGGTACGGCTGACCGTGTCCAAGGACGGCCGCGAAGTCACCGATCTGGAGCCCTATCTCGGCGCCTACGGCCACCTGGTCGCGTTGCGTGGTGGCGATCTCGCCTACCTGCACGTCCACCCGGACGAAAGCGCGGTACCGGGGCCGTCCATCGACTTCCACACCGAAGTGCCCTCGCCGGGCACCTACCGCCTGTTCCTGGACTTCCAGCACGGCGGCCAGGTCCGCACGGCCGAGTTCACCGTCGAGGCACGCGGTACCGCCCCAGCCGCACCGGCCCCGCCCGGCGACGACGGCCACGGTCACTCCCACGGCTGAGGAAGCGACATGAGTTCCGAAACGACCGAACGCCTCACCAGCGAGGTCGAGCTGGCGATCACCGGCATGACCTGCGCCTCCTGCGCCGCCCGCATCGAGCGCAAGCTGAACAAGATGGACGGTGTCACCGCGACGGTCAACTACGCGACCGAGAAGGCGAAGGTCAGCTACCCCGCCGATCTCGAGCCGACCGCGCTGATCGAGCAGGTGGTGGCGGCCGGATACGCGGCCACCGTGCCACGTACCGGAAAAGCGCCTGCGGAGTCCGAAGTGGACGATCCGGTCCGGCCGCTGCGCGACCGGCTGATCGGCGCCGCGGCGCTGTCGGTGCCGGTGATCGCGCTGGCGATGGTCCCGGCGCTGCAGTTCACCTACTGGCAGTGGATCTCACTCGCGCTGGCCGCGCCGGTGCTGGTCTGGGCGGCGTGGCCGTTCCACCGGGCCACCTGGGTGAACCTGCGGCACGGCGCGGCCACCATGGACACGCTGATCTCGATCGGCACGCTCGCCGCGTTCGGCTGGTCGCTGTACGCGCTGCTGTTCGGCACCGCGGGCACACCCGGCATGACGCACCCGTTCGAATTCACCGTCGAACGCACCAGCGGCGACGGCAACATCTATCTCGAAGTCGCCGCCGGGGTCACCACGTTCATCCTGGCCGGGCGCTACTTCGAGGCGCGGTCGAAGCGACGGGCGGGCGCGGCGCTGCGGTCGTTGCTCGAACTCGGCGCGAAGGACGTCGCCGTGCTGCGCGGGGACGGTGAGCAGCGCATCCCGATCGGCGAACTCGCCGTCGGCGACCGGTTCGTGGTGCGGCCCGGCGAGAAGATCGCCACCGACGGAATGGTCACCGAAGGCGGCTCGGCGATCGACGCGAGCATGCTCACCGGCGAGTCGGTGCCGGTCGAGGTCGGCCCCGGCGACACCGTGACCGGCGGGTGCGTGAACGCGGGCGGCAGGCTGGTGGTCCGCGCCACGCGGGTCGGCTCGGGCACGCAGCTCGCGCAGATGGCGAAGCTGGTCGAGGACGCGCAGAACGGCAAGGCCGCCGCGCAACGGCTGGCCGACCGGATCTCCGCGGTTTTTGTGCCGGTGGTCATCGCGCTCGCGGTGGGCACGCTGTTCTTCTGGCTCGGCGCGGGCGCGTCGGCGTCGGGCGCGTTCACCTCGGCGGTGGCCGTGCTGATCATCGCCTGCCCGTGCGCGCTGGGCCTGGCCACGCCGACCGCGCTGCTGGTCGGCACCGGCCGCGGCGCGCAGCTGGGCATCCTGATCAAGGGCCCGGAGGTGCTGGAGTCGACGCGCGAGGTGGACACCGTCGTGCTGGACAAGACCGGCACGGTGACCACCGGGCAGATGTCCCTTGTGGACGTTCACCTCGCCGAGGGCACCACGGCCGAGGACGCGCTGCGCCTCGCGGGCGCACTCGAAGACGCTTCCGAACACCCGATCGCCAAGGCCATTGTGCGTGGTGCGAAGGACCGCGTCGGCAAGCTGCCGAAGGTCGAGGACTTCTCCGCGGTGGAAGGGCTCGGCGTACGGGGCACGGTCGACGGGCACGCGGTGGTGGCGGGCCGGGTCGCGCTGCTGGAGCACCTGCCCCCTTCGCTCGCCGCCGCCAAGGCGGAAGCGGAAAAGCTGGGGCAGACCGCGGTGGCGGTCGGCTGGGACGGGCAGGCACGCGCGGTGCTGGTGGTCGCCGACACCGTGAAGCCGACGTCGGCCGAAGCGGTCGCGGGCCTGAAGCGGCTCGGCCTGACGCCGGTGCTGCTGACCGGCGACAACGAAGCCGTGGCGCGTGCCGTCGCCGCCGAAGTCGGCATCACCGAGGTGATCGCCGAGGTCCTCCCCCGCGACAAGGCCGACGTGATCGCGCGGCTGCAGGGTGAGGGCAAGGTGGTCGCCATGGTCGGCGACGGGGTCAACGACGCGGCCGCGCTGGCGAAGGCGGACCTGGGGCTGGCCATGGGCACCGGCACCGACGTGGCGATCGAAGCCAGCGACCTGACCCTGGTGCGCGGTGACCTGCTGGCCGCCGTGGACGCGATCCGCCTGTCGCGGCGCACGCTCGGCACGATCAAGGGCAACCTGTTCTGGGCGTTCGCCTACAACGTGGCCGCGTTGCCGCTGGCCGCGGCCGGCCTGCTGAACCCGATGATCGCCGGGGCCGCGATGGCGCTCAGCTCGGTTTTTGTCGTGACGAACAGCCTGCGCCTGCGGGGTTTCCGGCCGATAACGGTCGCGGCCCGCCCGTAACGATCCGGCCGCCGCGAGCGGCTTTCAGCGCGTTATGACGGTCATCGGAATCACCGGCCACCAGGAGCTGCCCGCGGCGGCTCGCGTGCACGCGCTCGAAAAGATCACCACAGTGCTGGCCGAAGCCGCCGCGCCGGTGATCGGGCTGAGCAGCCTCGCCAAGGGCGCCGACCAGCTGTTCGCGGAACTGCTGCTGCGCTCGGGCGGCACGCTTTTTGCGGTCATCCCGTCGCACGACTACGCCACCACGTTCAGCGGTGCCGCCAGGGACACCTATCTCCGGCTGCGTGCCGCGGCGAAGAGCGCGGTGACGCTGGAGCACCACCACGCCTGCGATGCCGCCTTCGAGGAAGCCGGGCGGTTCGTGGTGGAGCACAGCGACCTGCTCGTCGCGGTGTGGGACGGCAGCCCGGCGCGCGGCACCGGCGGCACGGCGGACGCCGTGGCGCACGCGCACCGCCTGAACCGCCCAGTCACCGTCGTCTGGCCGGACGGCCTAGCTCGGCCGTGAAACTTCCTGCACGGACCACTTGTTGCCGTCGGGGTCGCTGAAGAAGACGAACCGGCCACCGGGCAACTCCTGGACGTCGCTCACCTCGACCCCGCGCCCGGCCAGCTCGGCGCGGGCGGCCTCGATGTCGGAGACCACCAGCTGCAACCCGGGCTGCGAACCGGCGGGCGCCTGGGTGAGCCCGGTGCCGATGGCGATCGAGCACGCCGACCCCGGCGGGGTCAGCTGCACGAACCGCAGCTCCGCACTCACCCGATGATCATGATCCGCGACGAAGCCCACCTGGTCCACGTAGAACGCCTTCGCGCGGTCCACGTCCGACACCGGAACCTGCACCAGCTCCAACTTGAAGTCCATCTCACTGCACCCGCTTCCTTCGAGACCGGAACGCTCTGTTCCACTCCATCCTAACAGAACGGAACGATCCATTCCAAGTCTCCGGCGCAAGATTTTCCTCGCTCGCCGAGCATTGCGCTGGCCCTCGTTCACCGGCAGGGACCGGCACAAAGAAACCGGCGAGTGCTCTACGCGAGCACTCGCCGGTCATCGGGTGGAGGTGCCGGGAATTGAACCCGGGTCCTCTGGCGCCTCATCAAGGCTTCTCCGTGCGCAGTCCGCTCTGTCTCTACTCGGCCCCATCGGTCACGCGAACAAGCCGATGTGACGGGCCCAGCCACTGTTGGTTTCCCTACCGGACTCCGTGGCCGAGTCCGGCGGTAAGCCTCCTAGCTGATGCCGGCGACCGGGACGGAGGCACTCCCGGGCCGACAGACCACGCGCTCGCTCAGGCGGCGAGGGCGTAGTCGCGCTGGCTATTGGCCTTGGCGCTTATTGGTTTGCGATGACGCTTACGGTGGTCTCTCGCCTGCACCGGCACGCTTCCCTTGAATCGACGTCCAAAGTCGAAACCGTTCACCCCCTGGTGGGTCGTTCTGGCAACCTGTCCATCATAACGCGCCCCCGCAAGCGGGTATTCCGCGCTGCCCGGCATGGTGGGGCTGACCCCACCCCCGGCATGCCCGCGGGCACCATGGCCCGGCGCACCCCCTTCCGGCGAAGCTTGGTCCAGCGAAAACGCCACGGACACCCAGAAGGGACACCCGCCATGCACACGGCACAGATCGAGCAGGACGGCAGCCGGTCGCGTCCGCCGTTCGCGGGGTCGCTCGGCTTCCTGCTGATGAACCTGCCGATCGGCATCTTCGGCTTCACCCTGCTGTTCACCCTGGCCACCACCGGCATCTCCACCGCCATCGTCTGGGTCGGCCTGCCGATCGCCGCGCTGGCCGTGCTGCTGGCCCGCGGCGGCGCCAGGGTGGAGCGCGCACGGGTCTACGCCATGCTCGACACCTACATCCCGGTGCCCTACCGGGCCCTGCCGGAAGGCAGCCAGAAGGACCGCTGGAAGGTCCGACTCAAGGACGGCGCCACCTGGCGCGACGCGGCCTACTTCTTCCTGCTCTTCCCGCTCGGCATCATCCAGTTCGTCCTGGTCACCACGTTCTGGGCGGTCAGCCTGGCCTTCGCCGCGCTGCCCATCTACTTCCGCTACCTGCCCACCGGCGCCTTCCACTTCCCCGCCTACGACGCCGACCTGCGGTGGATCACCGTGGACTCCACCGTCGAGGCGCTGCCCTGGGCCGCGCTCGGTGTGCTGTTCATCGCCATCTCGGTGGCGCTGACCAGGGCGATGGCCGCGGGCCACGCCCGCTTCGCCGCGGTGCTGCTCGGCCCCACGCGGCGGATGGAGGAGGACGGTTCCCCTTTCCCGGAGGCCCCGGCGATGTCGACGGTGGCAGGATGACGATCGTCACCACCGCACAGGGAGGAACCGGGATGTCCCAGGAGGGGCCCGCGTTCGAGCAGCCGAAGCCGTTCTGGCCCAAGGCGCTCGGCTTCATGGTCGCGAGCTTTCCCTTGCGCATCGTCCAGTTCGTCCTGCTGGTGGTGCTGACCGTGGTCGGCATCGGCACGGTGGCCATCTGGGTCGGCATCCCGCTGCTGGTGCTGGCCACCGGCCTGACCCGCTGGTTCGGCGACGTGGAGCGGCGCTGGGTGCGGGTGTCGCTGGGCACCCCGCTCCCCGACGCCCAGCGCCTGCCGCAGGAGGGCAGCTGGCTCCAGCGCTGGCGCACCCGCCTGACCGACCAGACCACCTGGCGCGACTTCGCCTACCTGATGGCGGTGCTGCCCCTGGGCGTGGTCGAGTTCGCGCTCGGACTCGCCGGCATCGTGCTCTTCCCGATCGCG
Coding sequences within:
- a CDS encoding ABC transporter permease encodes the protein MFRLATRMLRYRKGGFAASFVALFFGAAIVLACGGLMETGIRTAVPPERFAAAQIVVSGNQEFELPREAVPDEDGDRDSDTGVLSERVRVDAGLVAEIGRLPGVERALPDVTFEVHDQGRQFDGHGWSSAELAGNALVAGSAPAKAGQVVLPAGAGRQPGDVAELAVRGEVQRFTVTGLTAAPSAFFTDTEAARLLGKAGAIDAVAVSVTPGTDVEALRLRIDDVIGDRSAVTLTGDERGRAEFPGAEAGGVGLITLAGVFGGMATTVAIFVVASTLGLSVQQRARELALLRAIGTTPGQLRRMVLGETLVVAVVATALAWFPGQWLGRFLFGQLAERGVVTGQMVFHQGWIPMVSAAGAALLTALGAAFVAGRRAARARPTEALAESAVPRRWLSAPRLIIALLCLGGGIALVIVTTTVMTGPVAAGTAGPTVMLWAIALALLGPGIARLAIALLGWPLRALTGLSGRLALLNARNRRLRMAAAITPIMLASGMALAMIYLQTTQQAAGERAFSENLRADAVLVSSAGGFDPALADEVAALPGVAGASALVTSSGHVVDYDNGWQDEEGLPLQGISAEGAAHTLATPFTAGDAGELRGNNVALPATFAEALGKSVGDTVTLRFGDGATTEVRIAGLLGGRPGYEVGLVPASLLAPHTDAGTVPQVLVKAEPGADLAPVLAGLAERVPGLVVTDRAAVTAANSAQQDLGAWVNYLLVAMIVGYTVISVVNTLVLATAERRREFALQRLVGSTRGQVLRMAAVEASLVAIAGIVLGGLVSLTSLVPFSLVISDTPVPDGPIGVLFAVVGGAAALALLATLVPAWFALRARPVEAAVAP
- a CDS encoding ABC transporter ATP-binding protein — its product is MNQEVVRLTSVVKTYGGERNRVVALDGVTMGFSRGSFTAVMGPSGSGKSTFLHCAAGLDRPTSGSVVLDGHELGGMSEVALTRLRRDSVGFVFQAFNLLPALNVLENVTLPLRLAGKRPNRAAVDAIIERVGLADRRKHLPGELSGGQQQRVAIARALVSRPAVLFGDEPTGALDTQTSLEVLGLLRESVRFAGQTVIMVTHDPVAASHADRVVFLADGRVADELSQPTAELVAERMTHLGAFAAAGVA
- a CDS encoding metal-sensitive transcriptional regulator, producing MASYSGDKEAYLKRLRRVEGQIRGLQRMVEQDKYCIDILTQVSAATKALQAFSLELLDEHLSTCVVDAAAAGGKEAEAKVREASEAIARLVRS
- a CDS encoding heavy-metal-associated domain-containing protein, which encodes MTETTYAVTGMTCEHCARSVTEEVTKISGVTKVDVDLAGGAVTVTSENGVDDAEVRAAVDEAGYAVAS
- a CDS encoding heavy metal translocating P-type ATPase, with translation MSSETTERLTSEVELAITGMTCASCAARIERKLNKMDGVTATVNYATEKAKVSYPADLEPTALIEQVVAAGYAATVPRTGKAPAESEVDDPVRPLRDRLIGAAALSVPVIALAMVPALQFTYWQWISLALAAPVLVWAAWPFHRATWVNLRHGAATMDTLISIGTLAAFGWSLYALLFGTAGTPGMTHPFEFTVERTSGDGNIYLEVAAGVTTFILAGRYFEARSKRRAGAALRSLLELGAKDVAVLRGDGEQRIPIGELAVGDRFVVRPGEKIATDGMVTEGGSAIDASMLTGESVPVEVGPGDTVTGGCVNAGGRLVVRATRVGSGTQLAQMAKLVEDAQNGKAAAQRLADRISAVFVPVVIALAVGTLFFWLGAGASASGAFTSAVAVLIIACPCALGLATPTALLVGTGRGAQLGILIKGPEVLESTREVDTVVLDKTGTVTTGQMSLVDVHLAEGTTAEDALRLAGALEDASEHPIAKAIVRGAKDRVGKLPKVEDFSAVEGLGVRGTVDGHAVVAGRVALLEHLPPSLAAAKAEAEKLGQTAVAVGWDGQARAVLVVADTVKPTSAEAVAGLKRLGLTPVLLTGDNEAVARAVAAEVGITEVIAEVLPRDKADVIARLQGEGKVVAMVGDGVNDAAALAKADLGLAMGTGTDVAIEASDLTLVRGDLLAAVDAIRLSRRTLGTIKGNLFWAFAYNVAALPLAAAGLLNPMIAGAAMALSSVFVVTNSLRLRGFRPITVAARP
- a CDS encoding glyoxalase superfamily protein, which produces MDFKLELVQVPVSDVDRAKAFYVDQVGFVADHDHRVSAELRFVQLTPPGSACSIAIGTGLTQAPAGSQPGLQLVVSDIEAARAELAGRGVEVSDVQELPGGRFVFFSDPDGNKWSVQEVSRPS
- a CDS encoding sensor domain-containing protein, whose product is MHTAQIEQDGSRSRPPFAGSLGFLLMNLPIGIFGFTLLFTLATTGISTAIVWVGLPIAALAVLLARGGARVERARVYAMLDTYIPVPYRALPEGSQKDRWKVRLKDGATWRDAAYFFLLFPLGIIQFVLVTTFWAVSLAFAALPIYFRYLPTGAFHFPAYDADLRWITVDSTVEALPWAALGVLFIAISVALTRAMAAGHARFAAVLLGPTRRMEEDGSPFPEAPAMSTVAG